TTTGTTCTACCTTATAAAATACCTTGATCGTTTGTGGAAAATTCACTGCCACAATGCTCAGCAATGAGCACAGCAAAAATATGCATCAAAGATGGTGGAGGAAATCAAGAAAAATAGtatagtatatataaaaaaaaattaaaatgactgatTATTTTACATTAGTGTGTACATTTTATGCTTATTAGAATACTTATCAcattgttagcttagcaacatgctataATCATACTCAACTGAAAACAATTGTGAGTCAAGTCTTCATTGCTCTTTATATGACAAACACAGTTATACAAGCTGCCTACATAGATCGTTCCAAATCAGCCACTTATCAGGTTGCATTTCAGTTAGTAACAACATAAAAACAGAGGAAGACTCAGGGACAGAGGTGAAAAATATTGGCAGGATATCTGAAGTTTGGAGGCAGGGCTTTACCTATACCAGGAGGCGGAGCTTTGTTGACACTGGGGCTAGGGCTGTCGAGGGAGGGGGGGTGACACCGCTCGGCCCCTACACTACACAGCATGTTCAAGAGCACCTTACGGTTGGGCCCTTCAGTATAAGCGCAGGATTAGACACATGCACACACGGCCACACCAACACCATGCACACAAAAGAAAGAGAGTACGTGTTGACTGACTGAATGCATGAATGAGAAAACAAAAGAGCATGAATCATTCTTGTAGATAAACACTCAGATGTGCGAAAACCATCATGACACGCAAGCGTCACATGGTTTGTGCCGATAATCTCAAGAATCACTATAGCCAATCAAAACATCAGGACCCATCAGACAGCTTCTGCCAGTTTTTCCAGAGAATAGCTACTGTAGGCTCCATATGATGCTCAACACAATTTTTCCCCTTAatgctttttgttgttgttgtcgacCTTAACTTTTTTGGAAACATTTGCAATTCAATACTgaacaaaaaaagagagaaaaaaaaaaaaaagatctatatttttaaataaataaagatacttaaattcataaatgaacatttttttattttaaataaatacattttaaataaacatttaaaaaaaaaaatgtttgtttttaaataaataatagttcaAAAATATAGTTCTTGTGGCTttagaaacatgaaatgtggtaCGATTGGCTGAGAAATTAAACTTCACCTTTAAGgcaaaacaaaagcaaattATTAGTGCATTAACGAATGAACTTTACATAAACTTGCATTGTGACATGTtgcacatttacatatatatatgcatatcaACACAGTTTATGGTAGTTTACAGTTAGATAATATTATGTTAGCATGCAAACACCCCAAATGATGTCATGCAACACACTTACATAAAGGGCTCTGGAAACTGTGCAACTAGAAATTTGAAAGAGCCTAAACACATTGGAGACTGTTCTGCTAGCTTTCAATCTGATGTCTAATCTCACATCCACTTCTGAtagcatctctctctctctctctctctctctcgctctctctctctcacccttGCTGGTACGTGCTGCGATGAGTCCTGGTGTCTCTCCCAAGTCATTGTGAACCTCGACATCTGCTCCAAACACCATGAGAGCTTTGATCAGTTCCATATGGTCCAACTGTGTGCCCAGATGATACAGCATATAagtaaagataaataaataaaaaaatgttgtcTACACCtacagggttcctacacattttccatttcaaaattcaTAGTTTTCCAAGCTCCTAACTTCCTTCCAAAAAAAATTTCAGACCATTTTTAACATAAATGGTTCATACAGCATTATATTTAGTATATAGTATAGTCATCTGtaaatatttttctgttttttttttttttttagtgatttttttaaggtttttttgtTGATGTTGCACGATCACCAAACTGCAAATTACAGTCTGATTTAGATGCTTGTTTGCTCCTTTATCTGTTGCTGGTTTGAGTGGTACACAGTCATTTGTTTAGTGAAGTTAAAAAGAGACTCGCTTATGGTAAAGACAAACAGTTCTGCGTAATGAAAATATGCACCTTGAATTCATTCAGTCGTGTTTGACAACCAAACAATCAATACAAATTTGCCATGAAAACACACTGCTTTtacaataaatttaattttagaaaAATTAATAGGGGTAATAGCCTggaaacaaatatttttccatatttTTCAGACTTTCCATACTTCCACTATGGCCAAAAAAAAGATgacttttttgtattttaaattaattaattaatttattttacatttaattgtaATTACTTGAAGGGTTactacacccaaaaatgaaatttctgtcattaattactcactctcttGTCTTTCCAAACTcctaagaccttctttcatctttagaacacagaataagatatttttgataaaattcgaGAGTTTTTATTATCTCACTTAGAAAGCAAAGAAAtaaccacattcaaggtccagagaagtagtaaagacattgttaaaatagtcaacgtgactacagctgctcaaccttaatgttatgaatcgatgagaatactttttgtgtgcaaaaacaaacaaaataatgactttattcaacaatttttacTCTTCCCTGTCAGTACGCAGTACGCCTTTACACAGTTGACGCAGTGAACACAGTACAGAGCTTCTGTGTTTACATCCGAacaccggctcagtattggccaacgctgttcacgtgagcaccatgacgcatgcatgtgatgctaatgcaggagccggccaatactgtGTTCTGACACAGAACACAGAAGTGCTGTGCTGCGTCAactgcgcacaaaaagtattctagtcgcttcataacattaaggttgaaccaatgtagtcacgtcgactattttaacaatgtctttactacttttctggaccttgactgACAGGTGGTGACCTGgtaattacataaaaaaaaaatgtaaaaaaataaataaaaaactcggattccatcaaaaatatcttaatttgtgttctgaagatgaacaaaggtcttaaaaggttttaaattaattattatttgtttatcttttttttttatttacataaattGGAGTGAAATATGAGCAGacatgttcttgacaggtttTATGAATTCTCTCTCATACCTTCATGGCTAGGTGCAGTGCTGTGTTTCCGTCCTGGCCCTTAATGTTGGGGTCAGCTCCATGTGTCAGCAGTGTCATTGCGGCCTCAAAGCGACCCCTCTTGGTCAGGATGTGTAACGGACTCTCTCCAGTCTTACTCAGGTAGTTGACATTACATCCTCGATTCAGCAGTACATGGCTCATCTAGAGGGAGAGAAAACTCAGGATGGTCAGAATGCAaatagtctcagcctcagacgccACACCCACAGACCGTTGGCTGAAAGTCTAATGAATAGGGCACACAAAATGCGTGTGTTGCATTCTTTAACAGCCCACCTGGAAACCAAGCCACCGtgatgccaaaccccctcatggaagaagaaagccgccgtgtttacaactgtgacaataagcgcttatcaggatcaactaaacgctggattttcaaaagtatgtgtaGTTCACAGCACCAGTGTTGCACTAAACTGGTCTGTtatcactaaataaataaactggtCTGGGACATTGGCTTTACGTTTTCACACCCTTAAACATGACACGGGACAAaacgaactgtgattggttgggtggtccttggccaatgaaagctgcgatagaGTTCAGACCTTCTGCCTTAAGTCTATGCAAGACTAGAATGCAGATAATTCTTCAagtaagggtgtgttcacacttttAGTTGGTCAGGAACAAAAAcgaaaataatacatttagtcctggttcgCTTAGTGTTCACACTGTTATTTTTAACACAGAGGCGACAGATACaacacattctgtgtttatataatctgtatgaaaagagagccatgtcagaaatctgtgattcagctcattatccgctaatgcggccacgcccacggagcgagtgctattcagatgcaaattctgagtcaatacatgcattcatcctctcaatcgtgtatttattgtcttgaaaagtgttttgaatagccatatttAGCTATCTCTGtcctctgttagttcggttagttcctggattgcctaatcttctttagtgctcaggcatttgtggacaaaaGGGGCAGAGCTCCCTCTGGCTGCGAGTATGAACTGaaaacactgtattcagcactcatagtaatgacaataaatcctgaatagaTATTACTCTtttgtatagaaaattgacaaacatatgagaattaGGGGTGGTGGAAAAAATCGATTATTGATTAATCGCGAGTATGTTATGGACGAGTATGAATCGAttattaaattttcaaaaatcgattttttatttatttatttattttttttttttgcattattttattttgtaaaaaatgttataccGGGAGTTGAACGTCACGAACGCGCCCAGTTCCAGTTAGCAAGCGCGTGTAACGGCAGCCAGAGCAGTTGTGTCAAATGGAAGAACCAGGAACGAGCAACCAACCGATCCACCCAGccaggggcggactggccatctgtgtgATCTGGAGAATCACAGAACGGCCGGTACTCCAGGACGGCCGGCGCACCACCCACCGCCACGCACGCAGTcatcatctgtttttttcccccactaatctgtttcacactccagtactgtagggggcagcaatgcacctttaagttggatGCCAGCTGCACTGGCCGTGGCCGCCAAGTAAGCAGCAAAGACGTTagatcagtggtctcaaactgccggcccgcaactgatctcaaaaataaaacataatccggcccgctaaattattcttattcttattctctagttgctacctgtctgatatgcaaagaaaaagtcgccgttctaaggggcattcacatatcgcgtccgcGCCGCATTCtgctttccaatgcgctttcgctccagtggcgtctgtcgttgctatgcaaccatgagccgcgctctcaatcgcttctattatgagcgcgcctgcctaaattacagtaaaagcactcgactttaagtcacaagcgccgatttaaaccaccgaaacttTTTCTTTACCTTGACATGTTTCGACTGCAACCTGCAGTCTTCCTCCACCTGAACACATTGTCTTTCTAGAAGAAAATTGTCCAATTTCTACAGTATGTTGGTTCTGATCTACTTCCTAAAGGAAATAagcctttcatttatttgttattgtttagttcaacttgatgagtcacaacacaatgtgatgtattcatttctgtgttCTACAGAACATAAGCTACATACAAATAATTCTGAAGTTATAACTACAAGACACAGAAAGTGCTTTGAGTTGTTGTTACTCAATGAAAGAGTTAAGTAATTCAgtagctgactttttttttaatactgcaatcACTTTGTAGTGTATTTTCGTTTACTGTTGTGAAATGGAAAATCAATAATCGCTAATCGAGAATCGTTAATAATCGAAAATCGACTGTAATCGAATCGGGACTTCAATaatcgtaatcgaatcgaatcgggAAATCAGACAGATTAACCACCCCtaatgagaatccatcaatatttctccaaatgtgcatgcttttaagctaaaagcctatatgaaatgccatagaggtaacataattgttcagacactttgcattacagaaatacattatattttaaagtatataatagaataccattattttaaattgtaataatatttcacagtattgcagttttttctgtatgtttgatttacaccatgatgagatttgaatcatgatcacagagggttttttcacagcctacctgactgaaaggcctcattaatattaataagtgatttcaggtcattattatgtgattcttttgtcttctcaggtgagaatcacccattatacatgaggattcacacctccacgcatactgtgtttcttgaccaaagatgttttagaaaattttaatctctctattattttatatgaacaagcaggcagcataatttttacctcattttgaagcaaaaactctagtctacaacctccaatacccaaaagtcttgtgaacacagatttatacttttttggccttatttcagtgacttaagttttttgttttttcaataaccacgcataaacgttattccttcaaaaacacaaacatgtacaaacatgttcctcacatattattgtagcctagtttgtgctgaatacagtgtaatgacactttttccattaatatgtttatgaacaactgaaaaaagcataaatgtcagggcatgtcaaaacttctccagggtcccaaaaatcctcagacccctgagggttaattACGTATTTTTTGCGACAGAACTTGTCAAGCATCCAAAACAATGTGTTTGCGCTGGGCTACATGTGCTCGCTGTATGTGCGTACATATGATGGTATGTGATCGGGCTGAGAActtgtgaagagcttataaaatgtgtaaaggcgTCAAAACAGCAGCAGGAATCCCTCCGTCACACACAAACGAAGCTCTGCTGCGAGGAGACGCGGTTCTGATGCCTGTACCGAACTGTGATTGGCAATATCGCAACTATGACGAGAACAACCAGGTACGCTTGAGCATTCTCTGCCATTTTTTGGGTCGCATCTTGTGACATTATGTCCTgattttggtttgtttacatgCCTTTGGTCCGTGTTGTGTTCATAATTCATTTGAACCACACCAGAGTTCATTTAAAAGCGAACTAAGACCCATTTTTTCATGCGTCTCGGTACGTTTGTTTGGTGCataccagggttcggatggtaGCGTTCACATTatttcaaatgaaccgcactaacaaaGTAATCACACCAGAGTACGTTTTAATCAAACCAAATTTGCCAAGTGTGAATACACCCTAAAAGAAGCAAAGAAAGCATTCCTGACCTCGGCAGTCTTAGCCCAGTGAAGAGGCGTTCCACCATAAACCGGATCCTCCGCTAGAAGTTGATTGGGGTTAGAGGATAAAATTGCTTCAGCACAACTAAAGAAGAGGGAACGAGAAGAATAAGATTGATTAATTGAAACTTCCAGGTGAACTATCAATGAAACAGTAAAGATTCCTGGTCCGCACCTCTTCTCACTAAACTTCATGGCAGTGTGGATTGGATAGCCATTACTTCCCATGATGTCACAGCGGGCTCCACCCCCAAGCAGGCCCTTGACCACCTCGACCCTCCCGAGACGGCATGCAATGTGCATTGGCGTTTCCCCGGAGGCGTTCAGCTCATTCACACCCGCACACAGCTGCGCACATAAAACCTACCAGAAACGAAAATTATACAATCATAGACATCCGAATATCTGAGTCTGTCATTCAGCATGCGAGCCCTCAGTTGACCTCTCACCTCTATAATAAGGGCGGAGTCTTGTTTAGCAGCACAGTGCATGGGCGTCTCTCCATTCTTATCCTTGATGTCAGTGCGAGCCTGACATTCCTCCAGGAGCTCACGTACGCAGCCCACATCTCCTCTCTCGCAGGCCAGGTGCAGCGGCGTCTGACCCTGAGCATCACGGGCGTTCATCTGGCTGCAAGGGGCCAGATGAAAATTTTTGGCAACaatcaacatttttaacattttgtaaCTTCttgatttaatgtttattattggACTGAGAAGAGATGAGACTTTTTGCATGTGGTTGGTTTCAAATGGTTAGGTTTTTGTGCATATTGTGATAACGCTGAATATTGTGCAGTTTTTCACATGCTATTTTGATAAACAGTACAAAATAGGCATGGGAAATTGGCATGTACTGTGGCGAGATATgctaaaccatttaaaaaaaaaaaattattactaATGTAGCTTTATGACCTCTTATTAACTAAGAGACTACATTGACTATTTCTACTTTTAAAAATTAGTAAAAAACAGaactatttaaaatgaactaataaAAGCAAAAAGGTTCTTAAAATTGTGACAAAAGTTACAAGTCTATGATCACCTTACCTTATTAATTACTATAAATTTTCACTTaaattcttatatatatatatatatatatatatatatatatatatatatatatatatatattagtgctgtcaaaaaattaatcgcatccaaaataagtttttgtttacataatatgtttgtgtactgtgtataattattatgtatatataaatacacacacacatacatgtatatatttaagaaatattttcatgtatatactatatatatatttatataattaatattatatataaatattatatattacatatattatgtagataaaaacttttattttggatgcgattaatcgcaattaatcttttgacaacacttacatatacatacatatatatatatctatatctatatctatatctatatctatctatatatatatatatatatatgggctgGGAATTTGATgcattaattagattaattaattacggaaaaaaataacacgttaaaatttttaacacatttaactcACTTGCCCCGCCCCCAGACTTACATAAGCCATATGACATTTCATACAGTTCATTGATGATGAATACGAGGCAGggctatattttaatatataatatgattatattttatttatattcaaatattcacataaatatatttatatttaatgattCTGACCTGTGTACATTTGtcagaaaaaaatctatttaggTTCAcacatactatttttttttttataaatatatatttctgtatatgtatatttaagttatattattttgatttaaatatatttatatttttaaataaaagtattttttttataatttttttaattaaaaatgaaaacttctCACATACAGTGTATGTGACCTTTGTAGGTGATCTTTGAACTTGGTCTTTCTCTTGATGTCTCACCTCAAAATGTAATTGTGCTTGAGACAGTCTCTCAGTCCAATATCCACGGCGATGTGAGCCGAGCTCCAGTCGGGGTGATGCCGCACACAGTCTACGATTGGCTGGAGCGTCTCGGGTTTCAAAGGTGGGCGGAGCATTTCATAAAAAGGGCGGAGCTTGAGGGCATACTGAGGAAACCAATTCATGGCATCTGCCTCTGAAGCTACCTGGAACATCCTGAGAACAAAGACAACAAAATTACAATTCCTTTCATACTTGAAACCCACATACGACGAGCTAATGAAATTATGGTTGATGACAATGAAATGCTGTATCCAGGGTGGTGGAGGCGTTATTTAACAAGAGCCTGGATACACAATGGTTATTTGTGGCCAAGGCCTCCCACTGCTGGTTACAGTCATGAGCTGATGGGAAAGCAAATCTATTCGCCAGACCGGGATTCTGAAGCAATATGGGAGTTTTTGCAAGACCACTATGCAACCACAAGACCTGTGTGACTTTTACAGGAAACCAGTTTATTAACTGAAGATGGGTAATGCTATATTGTGAATATCTTGACTAAAGGGTCTCACCTCAGGGCCACAGATGAAGACTCAGGGCAGAGAAGCAGGCAGTCCCATGACTGGCTCTGCTGGTTCCTGTACAGGACCAGCCTCCCTTCTTGTTTTAATAGCACTTTCCCATTATATTCTGACAGTTGCACATCCCTCACACGGTATGGGTTGGAGAACAGGTTTGACACGGAGCTCACCGTGTCGAAAATACGGCCCAGGAACTGCATGGTGAGCTAGGGTAAGAGAGGAAAGTGGAAGGTGATGCACTGATAAGGTCCATTTCATTTGACCAATGGATTTCTGTGGCTTGACTTAATGTTTATTATCAGACTGAAgaggttttttattttatttatttattttttttattttttttacgaggttggtttaaaaaaaagtcaggtttttattttacatatatatacatatacatatatatatacatatacatatatatatatatatacatatatatatatatatatatatatatatacatatacatatacatatacatatatatatatatatatatatatacatatacacatatatatatatatatatatatatatatatatatacacatatacatatatatatatatatacatatacacatatacatatatatatatatatacatatacatatatatatatatatatatacatatacatatacatatacatatatatacatatacatacatatacatacatatacatatatatacatatacatatacatacatatacatatacatacatatacatatacatacatatacatatacatacatatacatatacatacatatacatatatatatatatatatatatattatatttatatatagagagtttcgttgcaaaacgagataactccgttttttacatttttttcaaaacatgtttattattatgttagcatgttattattttgttttatttttacttagctgtattttttaagttatgaaggtttaaatcaaaacaaaccaactgcagttgaattgatattaattggaatgcacaaccaaaaaacaagatttttgaaaaagtaaaaaaacggagttatctcgttttgcaacgaaactcttcatatatacacatatacatatacacatatacattatatactcATATAACGTTACACACAGTAAGGTAGGGTTTCAGTTTCTTAAAAGTTGCTGTAA
The nucleotide sequence above comes from Chanodichthys erythropterus isolate Z2021 chromosome 10, ASM2448905v1, whole genome shotgun sequence. Encoded proteins:
- the pla2g6 gene encoding 85/88 kDa calcium-independent phospholipase A2 isoform X3, with translation MLSVSLTMQFLGRIFDTVSSVSNLFSNPYRVRDVQLSEYNGKVLLKQEGRLVLYRNQQSQSWDCLLLCPESSSVALRMFQVASEADAMNWFPQYALKLRPFYEMLRPPLKPETLQPIVDCVRHHPDWSSAHIAVDIGLRDCLKHNYILSQMNARDAQGQTPLHLACERGDVGCVRELLEECQARTDIKDKNGETPMHCAAKQDSALIIEVLCAQLCAGVNELNASGETPMHIACRLGRVEVVKGLLGGGARCDIMGSNGYPIHTAMKFSEKSCAEAILSSNPNQLLAEDPVYGGTPLHWAKTAEMSHVLLNRGCNVNYLSKTGESPLHILTKRGRFEAAMTLLTHGADPNIKGQDGNTALHLAMKLDHMELIKALMVFGADVEVHNDLGETPGLIAARTSKGFDDIMYVAASVTAMSRGFAEVDGLKIGSKKMDRLLCLDGGGIKGLVLIQMLIALEKEAGRPIRELFDWVSGTSTGGILALAIVHGKSMEYLRCLYFRMKEQVFKGSRPYESGPLEEFLKNEFGENTRMTDVTHPRVMVTSVLADRHPGELHLFRNYDPPVLQRDPPYTSTATFQPLTVPQEQLVWRAARSSGAAPTYFRPMGRFLDGGLLANNPTLDAMTEIHQYNKALKAQGREADVSRLGVVLSLGTGKPPQVAVNSVDVFRPSNPLELAKTFVGVRELGKMLVDCCTDSDGCAVDRARAWCEMADINYHRLSPQLSQEVMLDEVSDAVLVDMLWETQMYLYEHRDVIQTLCQHLTNSG
- the pla2g6 gene encoding 85/88 kDa calcium-independent phospholipase A2 isoform X2, which codes for MQFLGRIFDTVSSVSNLFSNPYRVRDVQLSEYNGKVLLKQEGRLVLYRNQQSQSWDCLLLCPESSSVALRMFQVASEADAMNWFPQYALKLRPFYEMLRPPLKPETLQPIVDCVRHHPDWSSAHIAVDIGLRDCLKHNYILSQMNARDAQGQTPLHLACERGDVGCVRELLEECQARTDIKDKNGETPMHCAAKQDSALIIEVLCAQLCAGVNELNASGETPMHIACRLGRVEVVKGLLGGGARCDIMGSNGYPIHTAMKFSEKSCAEAILSSNPNQLLAEDPVYGGTPLHWAKTAEMSHVLLNRGCNVNYLSKTGESPLHILTKRGRFEAAMTLLTHGADPNIKGQDGNTALHLAMKLDHMELIKALMVFGADVEVHNDLGETPGLIAARTSKGPNRKVLLNMLCSVGAERCHPPSLDSPSPSVNKAPPPGIGFDDIMYVAASVTAMSRGFAEVDGLKIGSKKMDRLLCLDGGGIKGLVLIQMLIALEKEAGRPIRELFDWVSGTSTGGILALAIVHGKSMEYLRCLYFRMKEQVFKGSRPYESGPLEEFLKNEFGENTRMTDVTHPRVMVTSVLADRHPGELHLFRNYDPPVLQRDPPYTSTATFQPLTVPQEQLVWRAARSSGAAPTYFRPMGRFLDGGLLANNPTLDAMTEIHQYNKALKAQGREADVSRLGVVLSLGTGKPPQVAVNSVDVFRPSNPLELAKTFVGVRELGKMLVDCCTDSDGCAVDRARAWCEMADINYHRLSPQLSQEVMLDEVSDAVLVDMLWETQMYLYEHRDVIQTLCQHLTNSG
- the pla2g6 gene encoding 85/88 kDa calcium-independent phospholipase A2 isoform X1; amino-acid sequence: MLSVSLTMQFLGRIFDTVSSVSNLFSNPYRVRDVQLSEYNGKVLLKQEGRLVLYRNQQSQSWDCLLLCPESSSVALRMFQVASEADAMNWFPQYALKLRPFYEMLRPPLKPETLQPIVDCVRHHPDWSSAHIAVDIGLRDCLKHNYILSQMNARDAQGQTPLHLACERGDVGCVRELLEECQARTDIKDKNGETPMHCAAKQDSALIIEVLCAQLCAGVNELNASGETPMHIACRLGRVEVVKGLLGGGARCDIMGSNGYPIHTAMKFSEKSCAEAILSSNPNQLLAEDPVYGGTPLHWAKTAEMSHVLLNRGCNVNYLSKTGESPLHILTKRGRFEAAMTLLTHGADPNIKGQDGNTALHLAMKLDHMELIKALMVFGADVEVHNDLGETPGLIAARTSKGPNRKVLLNMLCSVGAERCHPPSLDSPSPSVNKAPPPGIGFDDIMYVAASVTAMSRGFAEVDGLKIGSKKMDRLLCLDGGGIKGLVLIQMLIALEKEAGRPIRELFDWVSGTSTGGILALAIVHGKSMEYLRCLYFRMKEQVFKGSRPYESGPLEEFLKNEFGENTRMTDVTHPRVMVTSVLADRHPGELHLFRNYDPPVLQRDPPYTSTATFQPLTVPQEQLVWRAARSSGAAPTYFRPMGRFLDGGLLANNPTLDAMTEIHQYNKALKAQGREADVSRLGVVLSLGTGKPPQVAVNSVDVFRPSNPLELAKTFVGVRELGKMLVDCCTDSDGCAVDRARAWCEMADINYHRLSPQLSQEVMLDEVSDAVLVDMLWETQMYLYEHRDVIQTLCQHLTNSG